In the genome of Nocardia terpenica, one region contains:
- a CDS encoding amidohydrolase family protein: MTVDAHVHIWDIGGGKFHVEYDWLTDTSDVLYQTYTLDQLEPRLAEHGVGALVLVQASDSLAENQALLDAAQRAPCPATVVGWLPLHEPERVATLLPRLRHPGFVGVRHMIHRDPDPAWLLRPEVSQSLDQLARAGLSFDAVAERPELLAQVPVIAAAHPTLTVVLDHLGKPPIAERGWQPWADLLASAAEQPNVVAKISGLATVSAPGFTASDWQPYVEHALSVFGPDRLMLGGDWPFTLTAASYREVWRTTLGTLTNLSPADRERVLSGTARRVYRLSDATVRHPRSEGEST, from the coding sequence ATGACTGTAGACGCTCACGTCCACATCTGGGACATCGGCGGTGGAAAATTCCACGTCGAATACGACTGGCTCACGGATACATCCGATGTCTTATACCAGACCTATACGCTCGACCAACTGGAGCCCCGGTTGGCCGAGCACGGGGTGGGCGCGCTGGTGCTGGTGCAGGCATCGGACTCGCTCGCCGAGAACCAGGCCCTGCTCGACGCCGCGCAACGCGCCCCGTGCCCGGCAACGGTGGTCGGCTGGCTGCCGCTGCACGAGCCGGAGCGGGTGGCCACCCTGCTGCCCCGGCTGCGGCATCCCGGCTTCGTCGGCGTGCGGCACATGATCCACCGCGATCCGGATCCGGCTTGGCTGCTGCGGCCGGAGGTTTCGCAGAGTCTGGATCAATTGGCAAGGGCGGGACTGAGTTTCGATGCAGTGGCGGAGCGGCCGGAACTGCTGGCACAGGTGCCGGTGATCGCCGCCGCGCATCCGACGCTCACCGTCGTGCTCGATCATTTGGGCAAGCCACCGATCGCCGAGCGGGGCTGGCAACCGTGGGCGGACCTGCTGGCCTCGGCGGCCGAACAACCCAATGTGGTAGCCAAGATCTCCGGCCTGGCAACGGTTTCCGCGCCCGGTTTCACAGCGTCGGACTGGCAGCCTTATGTGGAGCATGCCCTGTCGGTGTTCGGCCCCGACCGGCTGATGCTCGGCGGCGACTGGCCGTTCACACTGACGGCCGCCTCGTACCGCGAAGTGTGGCGGACGACGCTGGGCACCTTGACGAACCTGTCCCCCGCCGACCGCGAGCGCGTGCTGTCCGGCACGGCCCGGCGCGTGTATCGGCTGTCCGACGCGACCGTTCGGCACCCCCGCAGTGAAGGAGAAAGTACGTGA
- a CDS encoding FadR/GntR family transcriptional regulator: MSVTDDAIAKIKSMIVSGELEPGSRLPREADLAAALGVSRNSLREAVRALSLVRILDVRQGDGTYVASLEPNSLLDAMSFLLEFHQDDSVLDILGVRRILEPAATALAARHMTDAELVHLRTLVEPGGTTVADLVAVDLSFHAAIAAASGNKVLASLLDSLSMPTTRARLWRGVTEEGAFDRTIAEHRGICDALAARDPELAHARALAHVAGVMEWLARAAG; this comes from the coding sequence TTGTCGGTCACGGACGATGCGATAGCGAAGATCAAGTCGATGATCGTGTCCGGCGAGCTCGAGCCCGGGTCGCGGCTGCCGCGGGAGGCCGATCTCGCCGCGGCGCTGGGGGTGTCGCGGAATTCGCTGCGGGAGGCGGTGCGGGCGCTGTCGCTGGTGCGGATCTTGGATGTGCGGCAGGGGGACGGTACGTATGTGGCCAGCCTGGAACCGAATTCGCTGCTGGATGCGATGAGTTTCCTGCTGGAGTTCCACCAGGACGACTCCGTGCTCGACATTCTCGGCGTGCGACGGATTCTGGAACCGGCCGCCACCGCGCTGGCCGCGCGGCATATGACAGACGCGGAATTGGTCCACCTGCGCACGCTGGTGGAGCCCGGCGGCACCACCGTGGCCGACCTGGTCGCGGTCGACCTGAGCTTCCATGCCGCCATCGCGGCCGCCTCGGGTAACAAAGTGCTTGCCTCCCTGCTGGATTCGCTGTCGATGCCGACGACGCGGGCGCGGCTGTGGCGCGGCGTCACCGAGGAGGGCGCGTTCGACCGCACCATTGCCGAGCATCGCGGCATCTGCGACGCGCTCGCCGCCCGCGATCCGGAACTGGCGCACGCGCGGGCGCTGGCGCATGTGGCCGGGGTGATGGAGTGGCTGGCGCGCGCCGCCGGGTGA
- a CDS encoding fumarylacetoacetate hydrolase family protein has translation MVNGDQAYDLSPLTRDIDGDFLAADGLSRVATELTADRLSPIDIAGQRIGPPVARPQAVWCIGMNYAAHAAESGSAPPQEPVVFFKTPNTIVGPYDDVLIPRGSTRTDWEVELAVVIARRARYLPSPDEAMKYVAGYTISNDVSEREFQLELSGGQWSKGKCCETFNPLGPSLIPAKELDSKNLHLRSFVNGDPRQDSSTADLIFDVAYLIWHLSQFAVLEPGDILNTGTPEGVALSGRYPYLKPGDVVDLEVEDIGKMTQTFRSAEPND, from the coding sequence GTGGTGAACGGCGACCAGGCTTACGACCTGTCGCCACTGACCCGGGATATCGACGGTGATTTCCTTGCGGCAGACGGCCTTTCGCGAGTGGCAACAGAGCTCACCGCAGACCGCCTGTCCCCCATCGACATCGCCGGTCAACGCATCGGCCCACCGGTAGCCCGCCCCCAAGCGGTGTGGTGCATAGGCATGAACTACGCCGCCCACGCCGCCGAATCCGGCTCCGCCCCACCGCAAGAACCGGTGGTGTTCTTCAAGACACCGAACACGATCGTCGGCCCGTACGACGACGTCCTGATCCCCCGTGGCTCCACCCGCACCGACTGGGAGGTAGAACTGGCAGTAGTGATCGCCCGCCGCGCCCGCTACCTCCCTTCCCCCGACGAGGCAATGAAATACGTTGCGGGATACACCATCTCCAACGACGTCTCGGAACGAGAGTTCCAGCTAGAGCTGTCCGGCGGCCAATGGTCCAAGGGCAAATGCTGCGAAACCTTCAACCCCCTGGGCCCGTCCCTGATCCCCGCCAAGGAACTGGACTCGAAGAATCTCCACCTCCGCTCCTTCGTCAACGGCGACCCTCGCCAGGACTCCTCAACCGCCGACTTGATCTTCGACGTGGCGTACTTGATCTGGCATCTATCCCAATTCGCCGTCCTAGAACCCGGCGACATCCTCAACACCGGCACCCCGGAAGGAGTAGCCCTCTCGGGCCGCTACCCCTACCTGAAGCCCGGCGACGTAGTCGACCTGGAAGTAGAAGACATCGGCAAAATGACCCAAACCTTCCGCTCAGCGGAACCGAACGATTGA